GTGGACCTGTTGGTTTGGACACCATATCAGCTACCCTTTCTGAAGAAAGAGATACCATTGAAGACGTTACAGAACCTTATCTCATTTTTAGAGGCTTCATCAAAAAAACGCCAAGGGGACGTGTTGCAACAAAGCTTGCTTATGAACATTTAGGTTACAAATATTATCCAAAACCTATTGACATCACAGAACTATTAGAGGAAGCAGATGGGAAAGAATAAAACCCGCTTTGTTTGTAATCAGTGTGGTGCCATCTCACCTAAATGGATTGGAAAATGCCCAGAATGTGGAGCTTGGAACTCTTTTACTGAAGAAGCAATAGAACCACCATCTGATAAGCAAAAAAAAGAGAATTCACAAATACATATCAAAAAACTTAAAGAGATTTCAGGTATCGAAGTGGATAGATTTAAAACAGGTTTAAAAGAGTTAGATCAAGTACTTGGTGGAGGGATCGTAAAAGGGTCTGTGATACTTATCGGTGGTGAACCCGGCATAGGGAAATCCACCATCATGTTACAAGTCTCCCATATCTTATCGAATAAAAACAAAAAAATTGTTTATTTTTCTGGAGAAGAGTCATATTCCCAAATTAAAATTCGTGCTGATAGATTAAATATAGGTAACTCAGACATAGATATCGTATCCACAAACTCCTTTGAATCAATAATTGATATACTAAAAAGCAACTATTATGATTATGCTATTGTAGATTCTATTCAAACTTTTTACTCTGAGGATATAACATCAGCAGCAGGTACTGTAAGTCAAATTAAACATATAACTCATCATCTTGTAGAATTTGCTAAATCAAAAGGGACTACTATCTTTATAATAGGACAAGTAACAAAAGAAGGCAGTATAGCTGGACCAAAGGTATTGGAACATCTTGTAGACACTGTTTTATACTTTGAAGGTGATTACAATAGAGGTATTCGAATTTTAAGGTCTGTAAAAAATAGATTTGGACCAACCAATGAAGTAGGCTTTTTTGAAATGTCTGATAAAGGACTGTTCGAAATCTCTTACAAAGATCTTATCAGTAACGAAAAAAGCTTCCCCGGCCGAGCTCTAACGAGTATTATGGAGGGTACACGTTTTTTTTTAGCAGAAGTCGAATCATTAGTCACACAAACATATTTTAATTTTTCAAAAAGAATTTCAAACGGTTTTGACTTAAATAGACTTAATATGCTTGCAGCCATTTTAGAAAAAAAGGGAGGATTAACTATATCTAATCATGATATATATCTTAGCATCGCCGGAGGCCTTAAGATTAACGAACCAGCAGCTGATCTTGCTATTTGTGCATCCTTGATATCCTCTTTTAAAAATATCCCACTACCAGAATCATCAATATTTATAGGCGAAGTAAGTTTGACAGGAGAAGTTAGACAGGTATCAAACCTACGTAACAGAATAAACGAAGCTCTAAAAATAAATATAAAAAATATCTATGCTCCTGGATTAATTGAGGATAAAGGTATGAACTTTTATAGTATAAATAATATTTTAGACTTGATAAAACATCTTTAGGAGGACTTATGAAATTATTAGAAGGGAAAAACGCAGTTATTTTCGGTGTAGCAAATGAGAAA
This DNA window, taken from Calditerrivibrio sp., encodes the following:
- the radA gene encoding DNA repair protein RadA → MGKNKTRFVCNQCGAISPKWIGKCPECGAWNSFTEEAIEPPSDKQKKENSQIHIKKLKEISGIEVDRFKTGLKELDQVLGGGIVKGSVILIGGEPGIGKSTIMLQVSHILSNKNKKIVYFSGEESYSQIKIRADRLNIGNSDIDIVSTNSFESIIDILKSNYYDYAIVDSIQTFYSEDITSAAGTVSQIKHITHHLVEFAKSKGTTIFIIGQVTKEGSIAGPKVLEHLVDTVLYFEGDYNRGIRILRSVKNRFGPTNEVGFFEMSDKGLFEISYKDLISNEKSFPGRALTSIMEGTRFFLAEVESLVTQTYFNFSKRISNGFDLNRLNMLAAILEKKGGLTISNHDIYLSIAGGLKINEPAADLAICASLISSFKNIPLPESSIFIGEVSLTGEVRQVSNLRNRINEALKINIKNIYAPGLIEDKGMNFYSINNILDLIKHL